A window from Scyliorhinus canicula chromosome 19, sScyCan1.1, whole genome shotgun sequence encodes these proteins:
- the LOC119953851 gene encoding collagen alpha-1(I) chain-like isoform X2, with protein MFSFVDTRTLLLLAAALVVGRCQAEDESNGQDCTKEGEKYHDKDIWKPEPCQICVCDNGQILCDEIICEETSDCPNAEIPFGECCPICPDQGQGGETYPSGPEVQGPQGPKGENGPKGDRGLPGLPGRDGLPGTPGRDGPAGPPGPPGTAGLGGNFLPQMSGGFSEKTSGGIPMPGPMGPMGPRGAPGPAGTPGPQGFQGHQGEPGEPGSPGPMGARGPPGPPGKNGDDGEHGKAGRPGDRGAPGPQGARGFPGTPGLPGIKGHRGYNGLDGAKGDSGPAGPKGETGSPGENGSPGAMGARGVPGERGRSGAPGPAGARGNDGAAGGAGAPGPVGPAGPPGFPGAPGAKGEAGVAGGRGADGPAGARGEPGAAGPAGPTGAPGNAGSDGQAGAKGATGAPGMSGAPGFPGPRGPSGAQGAVGPSGPKGNTGEGGAPGSKGETGTKGEPGSVGGQGLPGPAGEEGKRGARGEPGAQGLPGVSGERGGPGNRGFPGSEGLIGPKGVPGERGPGGPLGLKGATGEPGRPGEAGLPGARGLTGSPGSPGADGKPGPAGPTGQDGRAGPPGSAGPRGQPGVMGFPGPKGAAGEPGKGGERGPGGPVGAVGPAGKDGDVGAPGAAGPAGATGERGEQGPGGPPGFQGLPGPSGAPGESGKPGEQGTHGDIGAPGANGPRGEKGFTGERGAAGITGAPGERGGVGSPGNDGPKGDAGAPGAPGSQGTPGIQGMPGDRGMSGLPGAKGVRGESGPKGGDGAPGKDGGRGMTGAIGPPGHSGAPGEKGEAGPPGPSGPTGGRGAPGERGESGSPGPAGFAGPPGADGQPGAKGEVGDSGPKGDHGPQGAIGAVGIAGPTGPAGPPGSKGARGAPGSPGATGFPGAAGRVGPPGPSGNTGPSGPTGAVGKEGTKGIRGETGSAGRPGEPGNVGAPGPAGEKGSPGSDGPPGASGIPGPQGITGMRGIVGMSGVRGERGSMGLSGKTGEPGKAGPVGAPGDRGPPGPMGPPGLAGPSGESGREGAPGAEGAPGRDGASGPKGDRGEPGTSGIPGAPGAPGAPGPVGPSGKNGDRGEAGPSGPAGPSGPMGPRGPLGAVGPRGDRGESGEAGLRGIKGHRGFTGMQGLPGPTGPPGEQGPAGSSGASGPRGPPGPSGSPGKDGASGLPGPIGPPGPRGRNGDMGPAGPPGAPGVPGPPGPSSGGFDFQFASPQVDKGPDPLRYFRSDDAGAVGDRDIQIDTTLKSLTQQIENIRSPEGTRKNPARTCRDLKMCHPEWKSGDYWIDPNQGCTLDAIRVYCNLETGETCVYSSPQSIPQKNWYTTKNPKEKKHIWFGENMDGGFQFGYGGDDGVLAGDVAIQVTFLRLMSSEATQNITYHCKNSIAYMDEEAGNLKKAVLLQGSNEIEIRAEGNSRFTYSVSEDGCTRHTGEWGRTVIEYKTTKTSRLPIIDIAPMDVGGADQEFGVDIGPVCFL; from the exons GGACTTCCAGGTTTACCAGGACGAGATGGACTTCCAGGAACCCCAGGTCGTGATGGCCCCGCTGGTCCCCCTGGTCCACCTGGAACAGCTGGCCTTGGCGGA AACTTCCTCCCTCAAATGAGTGGTGGCTTCAGTGAGAAAACATCTGGCGGTATTCCAATGCCTGGACCTATG GGTCCAATGGGTCCCAGAGGAGCTCCCGGCCCAGCTGGTACACCT GGTCCTCAAGGATTCCAAGGACACCAAGGCGAACCTGGCGAACCAGGCTCACCT GGTCCAATGGGTGCACGTGGTCCTCCTGGCCCTCCTGGCAAGAATGGTGATGAT GGTGAACATGGCAAAGCTGGCCGCCCCGGTGACCGTGGTGCCCCTGGTCCTCAG GGCGCTCGTGGTTTCCCTGGAACTCCTGGACTTCCCGGAATCAAAGGACACAGA GGTTACAATGGTCTAGATGGTGCTAAAGGTGATTCCGGACCAGCTGGCCCTAAG GGTGAAACTGGTTCTCCTGGTGAAAATGGCAGCCCTGGTGCTATG GGTGCACGTGGTGTTCCTGGTGAAAGAGGTCGCTCTGGTGCCCCTGGTCCTGCT GGTGCTCGTGGTAATGATGGtgctgctggtggtgctggtgcaCCT GGTCCCGTTGGTCCAGCTGGTCCCCCTGGTTTCCCTGGTGCTCCTGGAGCTAAG GGTGAAGCTGGCGTTGCTGGTGGTCGTGGTGCTGATGGTCCCGCTGGTGCTCGTGGTGAACCTGGTGCTGCAGGACCTGCTGGCCCTACTGGCGCCCCT GGCAACGCTGGTTCTGATGGTCAAGCTGGAGCCAAAGGTGCAACT GGTGCTCCTGGTATGTCTGGTGCTCCTGGATTCCCTGGCCCACGAGGACCAAGTGGCGCACAAGGTGCTGTTGGACCTTCTGGCCCCAAGGGTAACACA GGTGAAGGTGGTGCTCCTGGATCCAAGGGtgaaactggtacaaaaggtgaacct GGTTCAGTTGGTGGCCAAGGTCTCCCTGGCCCAGCTGGTGAGGAAGGCAAGAGGGGCGCTCGTGGTGAGCCTGGTGCTCAAGGTCTTCCTGGAGTATCTGGTGAACGT GGTGGTCCTGGAAACCGTGGCTTCCCTGGTTCTGAAGGTCTTATTGGTCCCAAG GGTGTTCCAGGCGAACGTGGTCCTGGTGGACCTCTTGGTCTCAAAGGTGCTACCGGTGAACCTGGCCGACCTGGTGAGGCCGGTCTCCCTGGTGCAAGA GGTCTGACTGGTAGTCCTGGTAGCCCTGGTGCTGATGGCAAACCTGGCCCCGCT GGCCCAACTGGTCAAGATGGTCGTGCTGGTCCACCTGGTTCTGCTGGTCCAAGAGGTCAACCTGGTGTGATGGGTTTCCCTGGTCCTAAGGGTGCTGCT GGCGAGCCTGGCAAAGGTGGTGAGAGAGGACCTGGTGGTCCTGTTGGTGCTGTG GGTCCTGCTGGCAAAGATGGTGATGTTGGTGCTCCTGGTGCTGCTGGCCCTGCT GGTGCAACTGGTGAGAGAGGTGAACAAGGACCCGGAGGTCCTCCTGGATTCCAG GGTCTGCCTGGTCCTTCTGGTGCTCCTGGTGAATCTGGAAAACCAGGTGAACAG GGTACCCATGGTGACATTGGAGCTCCTGGTGCTAATGGCCCAAGA GGCGAAAAAGGTTTCACAGGTGAACGCGGTGCAGCTGGTATCACAGGTGCTCCAGGTGAACGTGGTGGTGTTGGCTCTCCCGGTAACGATGGCCCTAAG GGTGATGCTGGTGCCCCTGGTGCTCCTGGTTCTCAAGGTACTCCTGGTATACAAGGTATGCCTGGTGACCGAGGTATGAGTGGTCTTCCTGGTGCCAAGGGTGTAAGA GGTGAATCAGGTCCAAAGGGAGGTGATGGTGCTCCTGGCAAAGATGGAGGGAGA GGCATGACTGGTGCAATTGGCCCACCTGGTCATTCAGGAGCTCCAGGCGAGAAG GGTGAAGCCGGTCCTCCTGGTCCTTCTGGTCCTACTGGTGGCCGTGGGGCTCCT GGTGAACGTGGTGAATCTGGTTCTCCTGGCCCTGCTGGTTTTGCTGGTCCTCCT GGTGCAGATGGTCAACCTGGTGCTAAAGGCGAAGTTGGTGATAGTGGTCCAAAGGGCGATCATGGTCCACAAGGTGCTATTGGTGCTGTTGGAATCGCTGGCCCAACT GGTCCTGCTGGTCCTCCTGGTTCTAAAGGCGCTCGCGGTGCTCCAGGTTCACCT GGTGCTACTGGTTTCCCTGGTGCTGCTGGTAGAGTTGGTCCCCCTGGCCCAAGT GGAAATACTGGTCCTTCTGGTCCAACAGGCGCTGTTGGAAAGGAAGGCACTAAAGGTATTCGTGGTGAAACCGGTAGTGCTGGTCGCCCTGGCGAACCTGGTAATGTTGGTGCTCCTGGCCCCGCTGGCGAGAAGGGTTCCCCTGGATCTGATGGTCCTCCT GGTGCATCCGGTATCCCTGGACCTCAAGGTATTACCGGTATGCGTGGTATAGTTGGTATGAGTGGAGTAAGAGGAGAGCGTGGTTCCATGGGTCTCTCAGGCAAAACT GGTGAGCCTGGCAAAGCAGGTCCAGTTGGAGCACCTGGTGATCGTGGTCCCCCTGGCCCAATGGGTCCTCCTGGTCTAGCTGGCCCATCTGGCGAATCTGGTCGTGAA GGTGCTCCCGGAGCTGAAGGTGCTCCTGGCCGTGATGGTGCCTCCGGTCCTAAG GGTGATCGTGGTGAGCCTGGTACATCTGGCATTCCCGGCGCTCCTGGTGCCCCTGGTGCTCCCGGCCCTGTTGGTCCTTCTGGCAAGAATGGCGATCGTGGAGAAGCA GGTCCTTCTGGTCCAGCTGGTCCTTCTGGCCCAATGGGTCCCCGTGGACCTCTG GGTGCAGTCGGTCCCCGTGGTGATAGAGGTGAATCTGGTGAAGCTGGCCTAagaggcatcaaaggccacagaggTTTCACTGGTATGCAAGGTCTGCCTGGTCCTACT GGTCCCCCTGGTGAACAAGGTCCTGCCGGTTCTTCTGGTGCTTCTGGCCCACGT GGTCCTCCTGGCCCATCTGGTTCTCCTGGTAAAGATGGTGCTAGTGGACTGCCTGGACCTATTGGTCCACCTGGTCCCCGTGGTCGTAATGGTGACATGGGTCCTGCT GGCCCACCTGGAGCTCCTGGTGTCCCTGGACCACCTGGCCCATCTTCCGGAGGATTCGACTTCCAATTTGCATCACCACAAGTTGACAAAGGCCCAGACCCACTCCGTTACTTCAGATCTGATGATGCCGGCGCTGTTGGAGATCGTGACATTCAAATTGACACCACTCTGAAATCCCTGACCCAGCAGATCGAGAACATCCGTAGCCCCGAAGGTACAAGAAAGAACCCAGCCCGTACTTGCCGAGACCTGAAGATGTGCCACCCAGAATGGAAGAGCG GCGATTATTGGATTGACCCTAACCAAGGCTGCACTTTGGATGCCATCCGTGTATACTGTAACTTGGAAACTGGTGAAACCTGCGTCTACTCAAGCCCACAGTCCATCCCACAAAAGAACTGGTACACAACCAAGAATCCAAAGGAGAAGAAGCACATCTGGTTTGGCGAGAACATGGATGGTGGCTTCCAG tTTGGCTatggtggtgatgatggtgtccTTGCCGGAGATGTTGCAATCCAGGTTACCTTCCTGCGCTTGATGTCCTCTGAGGCAACCCAGAATATCACATACCACTGTAAGAACAGCATTGCCTATATGGATGAAGAAGCTGGTAACCTGAAGAAGGCCGTATTGCTGCAAGGTTCCAATGAAATTGAAATCAGAGCAGAAGGCAACAGTCGATTCACATACAGCGTTTCCGAGGATGGTTGCACG AGACATACTGGTGAATGGGGCAGGACAGTCATCGAATACAAAACAACGAAAACATCACGACTGCCTATTATTGACATTGCACCTATGGACGTTGGTGGCGCTGATCAAGAATTTGGTGTTGACATTGGCCCAGTCTGCTTCTTGTAA
- the LOC119953851 gene encoding collagen alpha-1(I) chain-like isoform X1, producing MFSFVDTRTLLLLAAALVVGRCQAEDESNGQDCTKEGEKYHDKDIWKPEPCQICVCDNGQILCDEIICEETSDCPNAEIPFGECCPICPDQGPEGGETYPSGPEVQGPQGPKGENGPKGDRGLPGLPGRDGLPGTPGRDGPAGPPGPPGTAGLGGNFLPQMSGGFSEKTSGGIPMPGPMGPMGPRGAPGPAGTPGPQGFQGHQGEPGEPGSPGPMGARGPPGPPGKNGDDGEHGKAGRPGDRGAPGPQGARGFPGTPGLPGIKGHRGYNGLDGAKGDSGPAGPKGETGSPGENGSPGAMGARGVPGERGRSGAPGPAGARGNDGAAGGAGAPGPVGPAGPPGFPGAPGAKGEAGVAGGRGADGPAGARGEPGAAGPAGPTGAPGNAGSDGQAGAKGATGAPGMSGAPGFPGPRGPSGAQGAVGPSGPKGNTGEGGAPGSKGETGTKGEPGSVGGQGLPGPAGEEGKRGARGEPGAQGLPGVSGERGGPGNRGFPGSEGLIGPKGVPGERGPGGPLGLKGATGEPGRPGEAGLPGARGLTGSPGSPGADGKPGPAGPTGQDGRAGPPGSAGPRGQPGVMGFPGPKGAAGEPGKGGERGPGGPVGAVGPAGKDGDVGAPGAAGPAGATGERGEQGPGGPPGFQGLPGPSGAPGESGKPGEQGTHGDIGAPGANGPRGEKGFTGERGAAGITGAPGERGGVGSPGNDGPKGDAGAPGAPGSQGTPGIQGMPGDRGMSGLPGAKGVRGESGPKGGDGAPGKDGGRGMTGAIGPPGHSGAPGEKGEAGPPGPSGPTGGRGAPGERGESGSPGPAGFAGPPGADGQPGAKGEVGDSGPKGDHGPQGAIGAVGIAGPTGPAGPPGSKGARGAPGSPGATGFPGAAGRVGPPGPSGNTGPSGPTGAVGKEGTKGIRGETGSAGRPGEPGNVGAPGPAGEKGSPGSDGPPGASGIPGPQGITGMRGIVGMSGVRGERGSMGLSGKTGEPGKAGPVGAPGDRGPPGPMGPPGLAGPSGESGREGAPGAEGAPGRDGASGPKGDRGEPGTSGIPGAPGAPGAPGPVGPSGKNGDRGEAGPSGPAGPSGPMGPRGPLGAVGPRGDRGESGEAGLRGIKGHRGFTGMQGLPGPTGPPGEQGPAGSSGASGPRGPPGPSGSPGKDGASGLPGPIGPPGPRGRNGDMGPAGPPGAPGVPGPPGPSSGGFDFQFASPQVDKGPDPLRYFRSDDAGAVGDRDIQIDTTLKSLTQQIENIRSPEGTRKNPARTCRDLKMCHPEWKSGDYWIDPNQGCTLDAIRVYCNLETGETCVYSSPQSIPQKNWYTTKNPKEKKHIWFGENMDGGFQFGYGGDDGVLAGDVAIQVTFLRLMSSEATQNITYHCKNSIAYMDEEAGNLKKAVLLQGSNEIEIRAEGNSRFTYSVSEDGCTRHTGEWGRTVIEYKTTKTSRLPIIDIAPMDVGGADQEFGVDIGPVCFL from the exons GGACTTCCAGGTTTACCAGGACGAGATGGACTTCCAGGAACCCCAGGTCGTGATGGCCCCGCTGGTCCCCCTGGTCCACCTGGAACAGCTGGCCTTGGCGGA AACTTCCTCCCTCAAATGAGTGGTGGCTTCAGTGAGAAAACATCTGGCGGTATTCCAATGCCTGGACCTATG GGTCCAATGGGTCCCAGAGGAGCTCCCGGCCCAGCTGGTACACCT GGTCCTCAAGGATTCCAAGGACACCAAGGCGAACCTGGCGAACCAGGCTCACCT GGTCCAATGGGTGCACGTGGTCCTCCTGGCCCTCCTGGCAAGAATGGTGATGAT GGTGAACATGGCAAAGCTGGCCGCCCCGGTGACCGTGGTGCCCCTGGTCCTCAG GGCGCTCGTGGTTTCCCTGGAACTCCTGGACTTCCCGGAATCAAAGGACACAGA GGTTACAATGGTCTAGATGGTGCTAAAGGTGATTCCGGACCAGCTGGCCCTAAG GGTGAAACTGGTTCTCCTGGTGAAAATGGCAGCCCTGGTGCTATG GGTGCACGTGGTGTTCCTGGTGAAAGAGGTCGCTCTGGTGCCCCTGGTCCTGCT GGTGCTCGTGGTAATGATGGtgctgctggtggtgctggtgcaCCT GGTCCCGTTGGTCCAGCTGGTCCCCCTGGTTTCCCTGGTGCTCCTGGAGCTAAG GGTGAAGCTGGCGTTGCTGGTGGTCGTGGTGCTGATGGTCCCGCTGGTGCTCGTGGTGAACCTGGTGCTGCAGGACCTGCTGGCCCTACTGGCGCCCCT GGCAACGCTGGTTCTGATGGTCAAGCTGGAGCCAAAGGTGCAACT GGTGCTCCTGGTATGTCTGGTGCTCCTGGATTCCCTGGCCCACGAGGACCAAGTGGCGCACAAGGTGCTGTTGGACCTTCTGGCCCCAAGGGTAACACA GGTGAAGGTGGTGCTCCTGGATCCAAGGGtgaaactggtacaaaaggtgaacct GGTTCAGTTGGTGGCCAAGGTCTCCCTGGCCCAGCTGGTGAGGAAGGCAAGAGGGGCGCTCGTGGTGAGCCTGGTGCTCAAGGTCTTCCTGGAGTATCTGGTGAACGT GGTGGTCCTGGAAACCGTGGCTTCCCTGGTTCTGAAGGTCTTATTGGTCCCAAG GGTGTTCCAGGCGAACGTGGTCCTGGTGGACCTCTTGGTCTCAAAGGTGCTACCGGTGAACCTGGCCGACCTGGTGAGGCCGGTCTCCCTGGTGCAAGA GGTCTGACTGGTAGTCCTGGTAGCCCTGGTGCTGATGGCAAACCTGGCCCCGCT GGCCCAACTGGTCAAGATGGTCGTGCTGGTCCACCTGGTTCTGCTGGTCCAAGAGGTCAACCTGGTGTGATGGGTTTCCCTGGTCCTAAGGGTGCTGCT GGCGAGCCTGGCAAAGGTGGTGAGAGAGGACCTGGTGGTCCTGTTGGTGCTGTG GGTCCTGCTGGCAAAGATGGTGATGTTGGTGCTCCTGGTGCTGCTGGCCCTGCT GGTGCAACTGGTGAGAGAGGTGAACAAGGACCCGGAGGTCCTCCTGGATTCCAG GGTCTGCCTGGTCCTTCTGGTGCTCCTGGTGAATCTGGAAAACCAGGTGAACAG GGTACCCATGGTGACATTGGAGCTCCTGGTGCTAATGGCCCAAGA GGCGAAAAAGGTTTCACAGGTGAACGCGGTGCAGCTGGTATCACAGGTGCTCCAGGTGAACGTGGTGGTGTTGGCTCTCCCGGTAACGATGGCCCTAAG GGTGATGCTGGTGCCCCTGGTGCTCCTGGTTCTCAAGGTACTCCTGGTATACAAGGTATGCCTGGTGACCGAGGTATGAGTGGTCTTCCTGGTGCCAAGGGTGTAAGA GGTGAATCAGGTCCAAAGGGAGGTGATGGTGCTCCTGGCAAAGATGGAGGGAGA GGCATGACTGGTGCAATTGGCCCACCTGGTCATTCAGGAGCTCCAGGCGAGAAG GGTGAAGCCGGTCCTCCTGGTCCTTCTGGTCCTACTGGTGGCCGTGGGGCTCCT GGTGAACGTGGTGAATCTGGTTCTCCTGGCCCTGCTGGTTTTGCTGGTCCTCCT GGTGCAGATGGTCAACCTGGTGCTAAAGGCGAAGTTGGTGATAGTGGTCCAAAGGGCGATCATGGTCCACAAGGTGCTATTGGTGCTGTTGGAATCGCTGGCCCAACT GGTCCTGCTGGTCCTCCTGGTTCTAAAGGCGCTCGCGGTGCTCCAGGTTCACCT GGTGCTACTGGTTTCCCTGGTGCTGCTGGTAGAGTTGGTCCCCCTGGCCCAAGT GGAAATACTGGTCCTTCTGGTCCAACAGGCGCTGTTGGAAAGGAAGGCACTAAAGGTATTCGTGGTGAAACCGGTAGTGCTGGTCGCCCTGGCGAACCTGGTAATGTTGGTGCTCCTGGCCCCGCTGGCGAGAAGGGTTCCCCTGGATCTGATGGTCCTCCT GGTGCATCCGGTATCCCTGGACCTCAAGGTATTACCGGTATGCGTGGTATAGTTGGTATGAGTGGAGTAAGAGGAGAGCGTGGTTCCATGGGTCTCTCAGGCAAAACT GGTGAGCCTGGCAAAGCAGGTCCAGTTGGAGCACCTGGTGATCGTGGTCCCCCTGGCCCAATGGGTCCTCCTGGTCTAGCTGGCCCATCTGGCGAATCTGGTCGTGAA GGTGCTCCCGGAGCTGAAGGTGCTCCTGGCCGTGATGGTGCCTCCGGTCCTAAG GGTGATCGTGGTGAGCCTGGTACATCTGGCATTCCCGGCGCTCCTGGTGCCCCTGGTGCTCCCGGCCCTGTTGGTCCTTCTGGCAAGAATGGCGATCGTGGAGAAGCA GGTCCTTCTGGTCCAGCTGGTCCTTCTGGCCCAATGGGTCCCCGTGGACCTCTG GGTGCAGTCGGTCCCCGTGGTGATAGAGGTGAATCTGGTGAAGCTGGCCTAagaggcatcaaaggccacagaggTTTCACTGGTATGCAAGGTCTGCCTGGTCCTACT GGTCCCCCTGGTGAACAAGGTCCTGCCGGTTCTTCTGGTGCTTCTGGCCCACGT GGTCCTCCTGGCCCATCTGGTTCTCCTGGTAAAGATGGTGCTAGTGGACTGCCTGGACCTATTGGTCCACCTGGTCCCCGTGGTCGTAATGGTGACATGGGTCCTGCT GGCCCACCTGGAGCTCCTGGTGTCCCTGGACCACCTGGCCCATCTTCCGGAGGATTCGACTTCCAATTTGCATCACCACAAGTTGACAAAGGCCCAGACCCACTCCGTTACTTCAGATCTGATGATGCCGGCGCTGTTGGAGATCGTGACATTCAAATTGACACCACTCTGAAATCCCTGACCCAGCAGATCGAGAACATCCGTAGCCCCGAAGGTACAAGAAAGAACCCAGCCCGTACTTGCCGAGACCTGAAGATGTGCCACCCAGAATGGAAGAGCG GCGATTATTGGATTGACCCTAACCAAGGCTGCACTTTGGATGCCATCCGTGTATACTGTAACTTGGAAACTGGTGAAACCTGCGTCTACTCAAGCCCACAGTCCATCCCACAAAAGAACTGGTACACAACCAAGAATCCAAAGGAGAAGAAGCACATCTGGTTTGGCGAGAACATGGATGGTGGCTTCCAG tTTGGCTatggtggtgatgatggtgtccTTGCCGGAGATGTTGCAATCCAGGTTACCTTCCTGCGCTTGATGTCCTCTGAGGCAACCCAGAATATCACATACCACTGTAAGAACAGCATTGCCTATATGGATGAAGAAGCTGGTAACCTGAAGAAGGCCGTATTGCTGCAAGGTTCCAATGAAATTGAAATCAGAGCAGAAGGCAACAGTCGATTCACATACAGCGTTTCCGAGGATGGTTGCACG AGACATACTGGTGAATGGGGCAGGACAGTCATCGAATACAAAACAACGAAAACATCACGACTGCCTATTATTGACATTGCACCTATGGACGTTGGTGGCGCTGATCAAGAATTTGGTGTTGACATTGGCCCAGTCTGCTTCTTGTAA